A region of Vespula vulgaris chromosome 1, iyVesVulg1.1, whole genome shotgun sequence DNA encodes the following proteins:
- the LOC127069115 gene encoding probable deoxyhypusine synthase — MNNVNENDTKDKVPQLVKDAVLVHSSPLPSGTPTVKGYDWNRGINYHALFESYKHSGFQATNFGLAVNEIKRMLLARNIPLKEDQIDELEDDEFIKRKSSCTIFLGYTSNMSSCGVRETIRFLVQHKMVDCIVTTAGGIEEDFIKCLAPTYIGDFHLDGKHLREIGINRIGNLLVPNDNYCIFEDWVMPILDAMLIEQKEQGTLWTPSKIITRLGEEINNEESIYYWAAKNKIPVFSPALTDGSLGDMMYFHSFRNPGLVVDIISDLKRLNTMAMKAVNSGMIIVGGGVVKHHICNANLMRNGADYAVFINTSSEFDGSDSGARPDEAISWGKIRKDAAPVKIYAEATLVFPLLVGETFARHYHSSKEKTVSDV; from the exons ATGAATAACGTAAACGAAAATGATACTAAAGATAAAGTACCACAACTTGTTAAAGATGCTGTGCTGGTTCACAGTTCTCCTCTTCCAAGTGGTACACCTACAGTAAAAG GGTATGATTGGAATCGTGGAATTAATTATCATGCCCTTTTTGAGTCATATAAACATTCTGGTTTTCAAGCAACGAATTTTGGGTTGGctgtaaatgaaattaaacgtATGTTGCTTGCAAGAAATATACCTCTTAAAGAGGATCAGATTGATGAGTTGGAAGATgacgaatttattaaaagaaaatcatcgTGTACTATATTCTTAGGATATACATCTAACATGTCTTCTTGTGGTGTTAGAGAAACAATAAGATTTCTTGTGCAGCATAAAATG gTTGATTGTATAGTTACAACAGCAGGTGGAATAGAAGAAGATTTTATTAAGTGTTTAGCACCAACTTATATTGGTGATTTCCACTTAGATGGAAAACATCTTAGAGAAATTGGAATTAATCGAATAGGAAATCTATTAGTTCCTAATGacaattattgtatttttgaaGATTGGGTAATGCCAATATTAGATGCTATGTTGATTGAACAGAAGGAACAA ggTACTCTATGGACACcatctaaaataataacaagattaggtgaagaaattaataacgaagaaTCGATATATTACTGGGCagcaaagaataaaattcCAGTTTTTAGTCCAGCTTTAACAGATGGCAGTTTAGGTGACATGatgtattttcattcttttagaAATCCAGGATTAGTAGTAGACATAATTTCAG ATCTGAAACGATTAAATACAATGGCTATGAAAGCAGTGAACAGTGGAATGATCATAGTAGGAGGTGGTGTTGTAAAACATCATATTTGTAATGCAAATTTAATG AGAAATGGTGCTGACTATgctgtttttataaatacgtcTTCAGAATTCGATGGTAGTGATAGCGGAGCTCGTCCAGACGAGGCAATATCTTGGGGTAAAATTCGAAAAGATGCGGCCCCggtaaaa atttaCGCTGAGGCAACTTTGGTATTTCCACTCTTAGTTGGTGAAACTTTTGCAAGGCATTATCACTCTTCCAAAGAGAAAACTGTATCCGATgtttaa